The Sphingobium aromaticiconvertens genome has a segment encoding these proteins:
- a CDS encoding tyrosine-type recombinase/integrase encodes MAKLTKRVVDAAAVRVKDYFIWDDELPGFGLRVFASGKRSYLIQYRAAGRTRRYTIGFHGIWTAETARQEAKVQLGRVAQGDNPSEERLLDHQAVTVKELCAMYLKDLEAGLILGKGGRPKKATTIITDTGRIHRHIIPLIGSRRVKDLAKADIAKVLKDIMAGKTAVSVKTKKLRGKAVVTGGAGTATRTIGLLGGIFTYAMEAGIIITNPAHGIRKPKDNVRDRRLIEAEYRILGEILREAAATPKFEMTVEIIRQIALTGCRRSEIIGLMWTEADTDASCMRLVDSKEGASVRPIGLAVVEYLEERRKTATGTYVFPGQGEDNAFGGFPNHWRQIFRDSPLSDVTPHVLRHSFASIANDLGFTEVTIAALVGHSKGTVTSKYIHTLDTALIMAADTISGYIQGLLDGVKFRQTTYALDRDSRKAALALFLRKASGEDALKVGEQRLAA; translated from the coding sequence ATGGCCAAGCTGACGAAGCGCGTCGTGGACGCAGCCGCGGTCCGTGTGAAGGACTACTTCATCTGGGACGACGAGCTGCCAGGCTTCGGCCTTCGCGTTTTCGCGTCCGGAAAACGCAGCTACCTTATCCAATATCGAGCCGCAGGTCGAACCCGTCGCTACACGATCGGTTTCCATGGCATCTGGACGGCGGAGACGGCGCGGCAAGAGGCGAAGGTGCAGCTCGGCCGCGTTGCGCAGGGTGATAACCCCTCGGAGGAACGCCTGCTCGATCATCAGGCAGTCACTGTCAAAGAGCTGTGCGCGATGTATCTCAAAGATCTCGAAGCCGGTCTCATCCTCGGGAAAGGTGGTCGACCGAAGAAGGCAACCACCATTATCACCGACACCGGTCGGATTCATCGGCACATCATCCCGCTCATCGGCAGCCGTCGGGTTAAGGACCTGGCGAAAGCCGACATCGCCAAGGTTTTGAAGGACATCATGGCTGGCAAGACGGCGGTGTCGGTGAAGACGAAGAAGCTACGCGGCAAGGCCGTTGTAACAGGCGGCGCCGGCACGGCCACACGAACGATTGGACTTCTTGGCGGCATCTTCACCTATGCAATGGAAGCCGGGATCATTATCACCAATCCGGCACACGGCATCCGCAAGCCCAAGGACAATGTACGCGATCGTCGTCTCATCGAAGCCGAGTACCGGATCCTGGGCGAGATTCTTCGCGAAGCGGCTGCAACCCCGAAATTTGAAATGACCGTCGAAATCATTCGCCAGATCGCGCTTACTGGCTGCCGCCGCAGCGAGATAATCGGTCTCATGTGGACCGAAGCAGACACCGACGCGAGTTGCATGCGTCTCGTGGACAGCAAGGAAGGTGCCTCGGTTCGTCCCATCGGGCTTGCTGTGGTCGAGTATCTGGAAGAACGCCGCAAGACCGCGACGGGTACGTATGTCTTTCCCGGCCAGGGAGAGGACAACGCCTTCGGCGGCTTTCCCAACCATTGGAGGCAAATTTTTAGAGACTCCCCGCTGTCCGATGTGACGCCGCATGTCCTGCGCCATAGCTTCGCGAGCATCGCAAATGATCTTGGCTTCACCGAAGTTACGATCGCCGCACTGGTCGGTCACTCCAAGGGCACGGTCACGAGCAAGTACATTCACACGCTCGACACGGCCCTCATTATGGCTGCCGACACGATCTCAGGTTATATCCAAGGGCTGCTCGATGGGGTCAAATTTAGGCAGACTACCTATGCGCTTGACCGGGATTCTCGGAAGGCCGCGCTCGCGCTTTTCCTCCGCAAGGCCAGTGGGGAAGATGCGCTGAAAGTCGGAGAGCAACGACTTGCTGCCTAG